The DNA region CCTTGGGTTTGCTTCCAGGCTACAGATTATATTAACTAAAACCACAAGAACTGGAGATAGAGCTGAGACAGGACTCTTTAGGTTTGTTTTGCCTTCTTCAGATCACTCTCCTGTGCCCTCCAAACGCCCATATCTGTGtaattaaaacacacacacacaaaacaccTTTTGTTTACTAACTTGACTTCTATGacattcaaaaaatttaatatgatataCTATTAGAGGGCCACTACAAACCTTTAGATTTGAATCCCAACTTCCTGTACACAAGGCACTTCCATCTGCTGACATCCCCAAACAGCTTATCCGATTCTTGTGTGAATCCTGCAACTCCCCCAAATCCAATACAACCTGCAAGAGAATCACAATGAGCTTAAACAAGTCCCACCACTCACTACTCAATATTAATTAGCCTACCTCTCCCAAGAGAGTATCCCAAACGTAGCAGGTGTTGTTACTCGCGTAGCCAGTGAAAAGAAGCCTCCCCGAGGCAGAGAATGCGATGGAGGTCACAGGTAGGTTCTCGTCACCACCTTGTGGCTGATACACCTGGAGTTGATGACCAGTCCTAATGTCATACAACCTGCACGTTCCATCTTCTGATCCAGTCCCAAACCTATACCCGTCCGGAAGGAACTTGACAGTATTAACATCTCCTTTGTGCCCATGAAACGTCTGCACTGCTCTGCCTGCAGCGCGAGTGTCCCACAAGCGTGCAGTGGTATCACACGAGCCAGATATGAACCGAGTTGGGTCTGATTCGCTGATTGAGACACTGCAAGAAATAGAGCACAACAGTTGTATAAAGGGCATGAGTTTATAGCTAAACTCCAATATAATATTATCCATGCTAATATTATCAAAGGACATCATCCGCACCTTAGTACATCAGCAGTATGTCCAGACTGAAACTCGCCGCCAAAGACAGAAGTTTTAAGACCAGTAGCAACATCCCACAAGACACATGTCTGATCACCTGAGCTGGTAATCAGATGAGCATCCTCATTTGGTACATACCGACAGCACGAAACGTACCCTTTGTGTCCACTGAGCATTCTCGAAACAGGCACAGTTCCGTCCTTGTCAGCGGTCGTCGAGCTAAGACTGAAGATAGAACAAACACTGTCCAACAACCCACCGCACGCAACGGTCTGACCATTGGGAGAGAAGGCACATGTCATAACCCATGCACAAGGGAGTTTGATTGCATGAGTTTTCTGACTCGTTAGAGCGTTCCACACGATTAATCTACCGTCTTGAGATGCACTGACAACACGGTTACTCTCCCGCGTCCAGTCCAGTGAATGGACCTGTGAACTCCAACATGGTAACGTTACAAGCTTTTTCTCATTTACTTGATAAAGAATTGAAGTTCTCACTCACTCACCTTCCCCGTGTGTCCTTGAAGAGTACGGCAACAAACTAAATCCGTCGCTCCGAATTTCACCGGAGAACGACCTTGCGCCGCCGTGTAATTGGCCACTGTCAAAACTCAATCACAGAGAAATCAAGACACTAAGAACACAGATATCTTGGACCATGAGAGGTATAGattgtgaagaagaaagaggaagagaagcaAGAAACCATCCGTGTCGAGCAGCTGGAGGCGTCTCTGTATAAGTCTCTCACGGAGGTTATTAACGGTCTCTGTTGCGACGGCGTGGCGCTCTTTGATCTCGGAGACAGACATTCCGGCGTCGGAGTTGGTCTTCTCCGTCGCCGATCAGagaaactagagagagagagagagagagggaaatgTTTAGAGGAGAGGGAAGTTCATGATCGGACACTAGCAAGAGTGGATTTTGGGGGAATTACGTGGGGAAGGAGGAGACGAAGAGCGGAAGCATTCAGACACGCTTCGGAGTTGTTCTTCTTGTTGATGTCTCTGACCCGACAGCGAGGAAGACAGCCAATTGACTGTTCCCATTTGAGATGACAAAAGTGGACCCCATTCACAACGAGAAACGGCGTCGTTCTTTGGGATTATCCTTTGAGTAGTTCcgtgtggttttttttttgatttcaCAATTTGTAGCTCAATTATTTGGACAATTATTTGCATACTTTTATACTTGTGATGTCGACTAATATACTTTTCTATTAGCATTTGACAAAATTTAATGTACTTTTCCTCTATTTCCCAACTCTCGCATCATTTGCAAAACAGAACCAAAAAAGGTTGaataattacatataaatttttgcAAATTCTAAAAACAGGAAAACTTTTTCTATCCATGATATTTGTTCACATTTTCTCATCAGCATAGCTCAGTAAAAGTAAGAGCgcgcaaaagaaaaaaaaaaaatccaatccAAAGCCCCAAGGACGAACAAAAGACGAGATGACCAacctcacaaaaaaaaaagaacatccAATACTAAATTGGGGGATAAAGACAGAACCACAAACAAACAGATTCTCTTCTATTATAATCAGACGAAACCAAGTTAAAAGAAGAACTCATATTTAAGCAAAACCCCAACTGAAGAGAAATTCCTCTCTACTTAGGCACCTGAGTGAGAGACCGGCGTTGTCTCGAACTTCCCTTCGGTGAACACATGGTTGTACTGTTGAGGCAGTGCATGTTCCACCTACATTGTTGTATAACCAAAAACATTATGAGAATGATTCCTTTAATGAACAGCGTCACTTCACTCAAACAGAACACAAGTCCTTGGTTACAATAAGCTTGTAATCCATGACTTTCTGAAATTCTGGTATTACCCACAGTAACTAGGGCTCTCAAAATATTTTCCTTGTTCGATTTATTAACCCCAGGAATAAAGGAAAACAAAAGATTTTCATGGTTACAAAGAGAGGAAAGACATACCCAATCTCCATCAGGGGAAGCACCAGGGACCATTACATTGATCTCACTCGACTTAGCTGTTGTTATAGCTGTCTCCAGTGAGTCTTTGTTTAGGTATAACTGACAGCCAGTTGTGTTGTCCACAGAGACTGTGGGAGCTGACCCCTTATATGACGTAAAGACAAAGCAAGAGCATCAGTACAGACGTTAGAGCTACATCACATATGTTTGGTCATAAGGAAAGCTATAAATGATAGAAAAACATACCTGACATTGTACTTCCACGTTGGTGCAGTTCACAATCTCAAATGCAGCAACAACATCCTATACAGTCATGTCATAGATTTTACATTATTAGAAATCACATAAACTGTATACAGTAGGAATGTAAGAGGAAGCAGTATTATTCCACTCACCGTGAAGACAACACCCATTTTGGTGCATTTATCAATGGTGATGTTGTTAACTTTTCCTACAGATTATGGAAAGACAATAAGGaactcaaaaattattttagcaaATGTCCAAAACTTTTACAGTAGAAAAGGAATGACGCAAAGTTACCTTGTATCTGCAAGACAGAATCTTTGCAACCAAATACATACACAGACTGTTTGGAATCACACTCGCTGATAACCAAGTCCTTCTTCCCAACTTGGTTCTCAACAGCCCACCTAATAATTCAGTAGAATGCAACCACcatatttagaatatttctaCCATAGTTTGAATTTGCATCATCTAGTTGGGTTGTTAGTAAAACCCACTTGCGACCCATTTGAAGTTCCATTTTCGGTGGTCCAGTTTTCGAAACGGCTGGCTTAGTGGTACGAGTTTCCTTCTCAACGGCACTCACTGCTCCAGATCTATCAGCACGGTTCTTCGTCTTCATATCATCCGTCACCTTTTTAAGACCTGTAAATCAAAGATCCAAAAGTAAGTTACTTGTGATTCGCATTCCAAAGTTCTCTGTAAACATAGGCAGATTCAAACGTACCTGAGGTCACAGAACCTGAGCTAAGCTGCTGGAAAACAGCAGACATCCCTTGCTTCTGGTTCGAAGATGATGATGGCTTTGAAGATTCAGAACTAAAGAGCGGTGCTGGGGGAGGAGCAGGAGCACCAGGTGGACCCTTTGCAGGAGCACTAGCAGGCTTCCCTGACGCATTCCACACAGGCCCCAAGGGGTAATGACTTTTAACATAATCCCTTAAACCAGGTAAATAAAGCTCTTTCAAAGCCTTAGCCCATTCCACATGATTAGCATCTTTGTTGCGGTACTCCACCAAAACCTGAAGAAGATCACATAATTAACAATGTACATAGAGCATCAAATCTAAGCTTATGTAATCTGAATGAAACCAGTGTTTTCCAGAACATAATGAGCTCTATCTTAACTACAGAAGGAACATATGAAAGCATGGAAAGAGATTGAAGAGTAGCATATCCACCTTATTGCTGTAAAACTCAGCCATCTGCCAGCTTTCTTCCACATGAGCTATTGGCATACTCATACctttgcaagaaaaaaaaacatcacaaTCATCATTATTCACAGTGGATGTTAACATCCAAACACACAAATGTCTCTCAAGCTCACCACAATCTTTTCCGGTGAAAGCAATCCAAGCCAATGCAGAGAGACTATCAGAAGCAGCCTTAAGGTGATTGAAGTAATCACTCCTCCTCCCTTGAGTCATCGCGTCAGCTTTCATCGTCACATCATTCAACGGCTTCAGAAATCCAGCCAGCCCAGCCATATCAGGCTTCTGCTTCAAAATCAAAACAGATCAAAACCAATCCAATCGATTACATCTAGCATATATAGCAGGATCATCATACCTGAGTCTGCTTGACGCGAACGAGGAGCTCCTTCTGCGCAGCGAACGCTTCCGCGACGATCTTCGTCACGTCGAGCACAGGTCCGCCGATCTTCTCCGCCGCGGTGAGAGCCCTGCCGACGCATTGCGAGATCAGatcgtcgtaagccagaatcgacGGATCGGACGCCGCGGCATCGGTGGAGAAGTCTCCTCCGCGGGAAAGAGTAACTACTCCTCCTCCGTTGTTTCCGCCGCCGCTGCTAGAGAGGCCTTCGAGCCTCGTAACCGCAGCTTCGAGGCGCTTGATCAAACTCTCGtccattttttttggttaacaaCAACAGATCTGGATGAAATATCGAATTTAGAGTGTATTTGAGTTATTCCTTGTGTCGTGGGTTTCATGATATTATGGAAAAGTCAGGAGAATGTGTGATGCCACGTGGCGACTTTTCGGATGATTGTCTGTCGCACGTGGTGGAGTGGTCGTGGTTTGTCGGATCAAATCGATTGACCTCATATATATTACGATGTGAATTAGGATCAAAACCAGCAGCTCGAACTTGCGCAACCCTCTACAAATTAAAGTGTTTCGACTTGCGCAACGCCTATTTGGGCTTCAGATGTTTTGGGACCGGTCCGAAAAtctgaaaatttatattatattttaaatattattatttttgtcatTACAAgtgtcatattttgaattttccaAATACacctttttcttttataacaacaaaaaagttaaaaaaaattgataaagaaGAAAAGTCTAAACtcactttatatttaaaaacaaaaagtagaAACTagtttatttatgaaaattcatatgtattaaaatgatataagtaataatgacaaattatttttcaaaattctcGAAAAATCGAAAATTCCTATAATCCTATAAGACTAGACCGGGTTTTATATTCTAAACTCAAAATATTTCTCGGTCCGGGCCAGAGTTACCGAATTCACACCCCTATCATATATATTGATTGACCCGAAATCGATTCAgttgttttagatttatttaaaaccaaaatagttTTGGTTTACAATAAATTTATACCTTTATTAATCTGAATGCCAAAAATTTTACAAAGCAAATCAAAATACtgagttttggtttggttttgtttggtcTAATTCGATAAGTAaaccaaaagataaaaaatgtCTGAGCATGACTAAAAATGGTAAGTATGTCATAAGAGATTCTACCCaaaaatatgtatctttttaGGCAAAAAGAGAAACATTTCCTTTTAGTGAGACTTTATACAATGGCATTACTAGAAGATGAGTTTATACAATGGCATTAGTAGAAGAGAGTCTTGTCAAAGCTGCTTTTCCAAACATATCAACTGCATTGTTTTGAGCTTTAAGATAAAGTTAAAAGATAGAAAAGCAAAGAAAATGATAAGGCTTCTAGTATCAAAAAAGATGCATACAATCTCATTCAACTACAATCTTAAACTAAATGCATAGTCGATATAATATTAAAGTCCACGAAAACTTGAAAGCTCAAGAAACCTAACACTGACACATTCTTGAGAATTTTACAGAAGGAAATGGTTTTTtcagtaaaaaaacaaattaacaaaGTCTATGTTTAAGAATCCTTTGTTAAACTAAATTCTATCAGTGAATTCATGATTAACCATTCAAAAGCACGTGCATTCCAAACATTATCACTAAAGTAAATAGGAATACTTGAAACTTGAGGAGCAAAGTGTCTTCCTTCCGTTGTGAAATTACTACCCTTTCAAATcatctaaaaaaacaaaattttatagaaaatatctaCCAAATCACATATAGATTTCTACTTTTATTCTCTAAATTTACTAAACCATtcaaataacttcaaaatcacCTTAAAACTTTCCAAAATTAGAACATTCCAAAATCTTCTAAAACTCTTAGTTTAATACATCCCCTACatgttgatatatttttttaaagatttgtgTAGGAAAAACAAAGATGAAAACAAAATGTCATAGGAAACACTGAACGGAGAGttaatgatatttgtttttgattaaaatggaatt from Raphanus sativus cultivar WK10039 chromosome 8, ASM80110v3, whole genome shotgun sequence includes:
- the LOC108822068 gene encoding guanine nucleotide-binding protein subunit beta isoform X2 yields the protein MSVSEIKERHAVATETVNNLRERLIQRRLQLLDTDVANYTAAQGRSPVKFGATDLVCCRTLQGHTGKVHSLDWTRESNRVVSASQDGRLIVWNALTSQKTHAIKLPCAWVMTCAFSPNGQTVACGGLLDSVCSIFSLSSTTADKDGTVPVSRMLSGHKGYVSCCRYVPNEDAHLITSSGDQTCVLWDVATGLKTSVFGGEFQSGHTADVLSVSISESDPTRFISGSCDTTARLWDTRAAGRAVQTFHGHKGDVNTVKFLPDGYRFGTGSEDGTCRLYDIRTGHQLQVYQPQGGDENLPVTSIAFSASGRLLFTGYASNNTCYVWDTLLGEVVLDLGELQDSHKNRISCLGMSADGSALCTGSWDSNLKIWAFGGHRRVI
- the LOC108822067 gene encoding cyclase-associated protein 1 — encoded protein: MDESLIKRLEAAVTRLEGLSSSGGGNNGGGVVTLSRGGDFSTDAAASDPSILAYDDLISQCVGRALTAAEKIGGPVLDVTKIVAEAFAAQKELLVRVKQTQKPDMAGLAGFLKPLNDVTMKADAMTQGRRSDYFNHLKAASDSLSALAWIAFTGKDCGMSMPIAHVEESWQMAEFYSNKVLVEYRNKDANHVEWAKALKELYLPGLRDYVKSHYPLGPVWNASGKPASAPAKGPPGAPAPPPAPLFSSESSKPSSSSNQKQGMSAVFQQLSSGSVTSGLKKVTDDMKTKNRADRSGAVSAVEKETRTTKPAVSKTGPPKMELQMGRKWAVENQVGKKDLVISECDSKQSVYVFGCKDSVLQIQGKVNNITIDKCTKMGVVFTDVVAAFEIVNCTNVEVQCQGSAPTVSVDNTTGCQLYLNKDSLETAITTAKSSEINVMVPGASPDGDWVEHALPQQYNHVFTEGKFETTPVSHSGA
- the LOC108822068 gene encoding guanine nucleotide-binding protein subunit beta isoform X1, which codes for MSVSEIKERHAVATETVNNLRERLIQRRLQLLDTDVLTVANYTAAQGRSPVKFGATDLVCCRTLQGHTGKVHSLDWTRESNRVVSASQDGRLIVWNALTSQKTHAIKLPCAWVMTCAFSPNGQTVACGGLLDSVCSIFSLSSTTADKDGTVPVSRMLSGHKGYVSCCRYVPNEDAHLITSSGDQTCVLWDVATGLKTSVFGGEFQSGHTADVLSVSISESDPTRFISGSCDTTARLWDTRAAGRAVQTFHGHKGDVNTVKFLPDGYRFGTGSEDGTCRLYDIRTGHQLQVYQPQGGDENLPVTSIAFSASGRLLFTGYASNNTCYVWDTLLGEVVLDLGELQDSHKNRISCLGMSADGSALCTGSWDSNLKIWAFGGHRRVI